ACACCACGGCGACATCGACGTCTGTCATTGTGAACCGACCGGACTCGACGCCGGCCTGGATGTCACGCCGGACGCGCGGTGCCAGTCCTGTCTGCGCGCCGAGGATGTCGAAGGCGCTGTGCAGGATCACCTTGCTGAGCTGAGGTTCACGGCGGTGGAAGCGGCCCATCAACCGGAAGCTGGTCGCAAACGCGACAGCGGGATCGTCGACGTCGGTGGTGAGCTCGTCGAGGACCGCGCCGAGCAGGTCCATGACGTGGTCAACCGCTGCCTCGAACAGCTGGTCTTTCGACTCAAAGTGGTTGTAGAAGGAGCCGATTCCAACGTCCGCGGCCTGAGTAATATCCAGCACCGGCGTATTGGTCTGACCTTGAGCCAGGAAGGACTGTGCTGCGCGGACCAACGCGGCGCGAGTCTGCGCCTTGCGTCGATGCGACCGGGTGGGCTCCGGGGACGAGGCTGGGGCTTGGGTCATCGAGGCTCCTTGAAGTCATCCGGTCACAGGAATCTTACCAGCCCCGTCACAGATGAAGAAATCTTCAACTACTCTTGACTGACGATATCTTCATAACCGAAGATATAGTCAGAAAGAGAGGTTATCCATGAACGACCACCACGGCACCCACGGCACCCATAGCGACCTGCACAGTGAGCAAGGCGCGCGGCGAGGTGAACACCGCGGACGGGCGGCGAACCCGATCATCAAGGTGCAGGACATCGCCTGGCTCGAGTTCCAGAAGCCGGACCTGCCCGCTGCAGAGACCTTCGCGCACGCCTTCGGCTTCGCCACGAGCCTGCGCACCCCTGACGAGCTGCACCTCCGGGGCACCGACACCGCAGCGCCGTGCGTGATCGTACGGCGCGGACCGAGATCGCATTACCTGGGTGCCGCGTTCACTGCGGCCGAGGCCTCGGACGTCCTTCGCCTGGCTGACGCGACGGGCGCGACCTCGAAAAAGCTACCGGAGACGATCGGCGGCATAGGGGTCGACCTCGTGGATCCGAGCGGCGCTGCGATTCGCGTCGTCGCAGACACACACAAACTTCCTTCCCTGCCGGCCCAGACGCCCCTTACCTTCAATGCCGGCCATGAGGTGGCGCGGGCCAACCAGGCCCAGCGGCCACTGCGTCAACCAGCGAAAGTCCAGCGCCTCGGTCACGTCGTGCTGCAGAGCACAAAGTACCGTGAAACGCTCGACTGGTACCTGCAGCACCTCGGCCTGATCGTCAGCGACTTCCTCTACTACCCTGGCCAGCGCGAGCGCGGTCCGACGATGAGCTTTATCCGCTGCGACCGGGGTTCGACACCAACCGACCATCACACCATTGCGATGGCGCTGGGCCCGACGAATCGCTACGTGCACTCGGCATACCAGGTGGCCGACGTCGATGCCCTAGCCGCGGGCGGTGAGCTTCTGCGCGACCTTGGCTACCACCATTCGTGGGGGATCGGCCGCCACATCCAAGGCAGCCAAATCTTCGACTACTGGCGGGACCCCAACGGCTTCCTGGTCGAGCACTTCACCGATGGGGACATGTTCGACTGCACTCTCGAGCCCGGTTGGGCACAGATGGCCGCCTCCGGTCTCGCCCAGTGGGGCCCTCGGGCCACCAAGGACTTCCTCGGTATCGCCCGTGGCCGGGAGTCGCTGCGTGAGCTGGCCTCGATGGTCTCCGCGCTCCGCGACGACAACGAGTTCGATTTCGCGAGCCTACGCGGCCTGATGAAAGTAGCCACCTCATGACCACCTCCATCCTGCGTACCGCCGACGACTGGTGGGTCCACACGCCCTCCGGTGCCGCCCGTATCGCCACCCCCGCGACCACCACGGGGGAGCTGCTCGCCGATCGGGCGGCCATCCAAGCCGCGATCGGCGGCAGCGAAACTGTGCCGCTTGAAAACCTCGACCTCGTCTCGCCGATCACAGCGCCGTGCCGCGTGGTGGCCCAGATGACGAACTTCGCCTCGCACGTGAAGGACGCCGGCATGGATCCTGAAAAAATCCCATTGACATTCTTCCGCAAGTCCTCGGGCTCGCTCAGCGGGCCCTATGACGACGTCGTCCGGCCCGGGCACGTGCGGCTCCTCGACTATGAGGCTGAGATCGGCCTCGTGATGGGCCAAGAGACCCCGGTCGGCTCCGTCATCACCGAGGAGACGATCGCCGACTACGTCGCTGGGCTCGTGATCACCAACGACATCTCGGCCCGCGACCTGCAACTCCCGAAGACCCAGTTCTACGAGTCCAAGTCCTACCCGAGCTTCACCCCCACCGGACCGACGCTCGTGCTCTTTGACGCCGAGGACTGGAAGCGCTTCGGTGAGCTGCGGTTGCGGCTGTGGGTAAACGGCGAGATCCGTCAGGACATGACGGTGGCCGACATGATCTACCTCCCCGTCGAGGCGTTGCGGGCACTCACCCGCTTCCAGCACCTCTCTCCGGGCGACCTGGTCCTGACAGGCACCCCTGTCGGCACCGCACTGAGCGCACCACCGAAGCCAGTCGAGATGATCGGCAATCTGCTACCCCCGGCCACTAAGTGGCGCCTGTTCTTCAAGGCCCAGGGCCGCAATCCGAAGTACCTCAAGCACGGTGACGTCATCGAGATCGCCATCAGCACCGACGACGGAAAGCTCGACCTGGGACGCCAGGGCACGATCGTGAGGGAGGCCCGGTGAACGGCATGCCCCTCTGGCCGCAGTACTCCGGCCCAGACGACGTCGTCGAGATCGAGAGGACCCCTCTCTCCGAACGCGGACTTCCGGCATCGACGTACGAGCTGCTGTGCCGAGCCGCCCAGCTGTGGCCGGATCGGACGGCGGCGGCAATACTTCGGAACACTGAGCGTTGGCAGGAACCCGTCAAGCTGACGTTCGCTGAGCTTCTCGCCAACGTGAACCGGATCGCGAACCTGCTGGCAGAAATCGGGGTCGGCCGCCAGGACACCGTGGCCTTACTCTCGCCCAACTGCCAGGAGCTCATCTCCGCGACCCTGGCCGCCCAGGCTGCCGGGATCGCCGTCCCGATCAACCCCGGCTTGTCCGAGGATCACATCGCCGAGCTGCTCCAGCGCTCCGGCGCGCGTGTGCTGGTGGCCGCCGGGCCCGATCTCGATCCCGTCGTCACCGAGGCCGCGTTCAGCCTCGCGAAGAAGGGCCTGGTGGATTGTGTGCTCCTCATGTCACCGACCGGGCAGGCACCAGCCGGCCCGGCAACGACCGTTGGATACGCAAGCGTGGACTACCTGACACGCCGGGCAGCAGACGCGTCGTCCGAGCAGTTCTACGGTGATCAGCCCGGACCAGGCGATCTGGCAGCACTCTTCCACACCGGCGGCACCACCGGCACTCCGAAACTGGCGGCACACACCCAAGCCAACGAGATCGCCGACGCTTGGATGCTCGCAGCCAACGACCTCCTCGACGAGGACGCCGTGTACTTCGCCGCCCTGCCGCTGTTCCATGTCAATGCCCTTGTGGTGACCGTCCTCGCTCCCCTTTTCAAGGGCCAGTCGGTCGTGTGGTCCGGACCGCTGGGCTACCGCGAGCCTGCCCTCTACGGCGTCTTCTGGAAACTCGTCGAGCACCACCGAATTACCACGATGAGCGCCGTCCCAACCGTCTACGCCACGCTCGCCGCGTCCCCCGTGAACGCCGACATCAGCAGCCTGCGCCACGCCCTCGTGGGAGCCAGTCCCTTGCCCGCGGCCGTGCGTGCCGGCTTCGAGACGGCCACCGGCGTCGCCCTCGTCGAAGGGTACGGCCTGACGGAAGCGACGTGCGTAAGCGTACTGAGCTTCCCAGGCGCCACCAAGAGCTCGCTCGGCTGCCGACTGCCCTACCAAGAGAGCAAGGCGGTGCACGTCGACGACGCCGGACACTGGCATGATGTCGGACCAGACACAAGTGGCCTGCTGGTGATCAAGGGCCCGACGGTCTTCCCCGGGTATGTCATAGGCAACGGCCCCGACGGCCTCTTGCTCGACGGCCTTGGCAAACTGCGGGACGGCTGGCTCGACACCGGCGACCTAGGACAGGTCGATGAGGGCGGCTTCGTCCAGCTCACCGGTCGCGCCAAGGACCTGATCATCCGAGGCGGCCACAACATCGATCCCGCACTCGTCGAGGACGTCCTCCTCACCCACCCGGACGTGACCGGCGCAGCGGCGGTCGGCAGACCCGACCGGCATGCGGGAGAGGTGCCGGTGGCCTACGTCACATTGGCCGCGGGTGCGACCACCCGTACCGAGGACCTGATCCGATGGGCGGACGACCGGGTCGGGGAACGGGCGTCCTCGCCGAAGTCCGTCACCGTCGTCGACCAGCTTCCGGTCACTGCCGTCGGGAAACCATACAAGCTCGCGCTCCGGGCGGACGCCACCAGGGTAGCCCTGAGCGAGGCCTTGCGGGAGATGGCCGCCGTGCACGTCGTGGAAGCCGATATCGAGGACGGCACGATAGTCGTCACGGTGAATGCTGACGAGGCATCGCATGCGACCGTCGAGCGTGCCCT
This genomic window from Arthrobacter sp. 24S4-2 contains:
- a CDS encoding acyl-CoA synthetase; protein product: MPLWPQYSGPDDVVEIERTPLSERGLPASTYELLCRAAQLWPDRTAAAILRNTERWQEPVKLTFAELLANVNRIANLLAEIGVGRQDTVALLSPNCQELISATLAAQAAGIAVPINPGLSEDHIAELLQRSGARVLVAAGPDLDPVVTEAAFSLAKKGLVDCVLLMSPTGQAPAGPATTVGYASVDYLTRRAADASSEQFYGDQPGPGDLAALFHTGGTTGTPKLAAHTQANEIADAWMLAANDLLDEDAVYFAALPLFHVNALVVTVLAPLFKGQSVVWSGPLGYREPALYGVFWKLVEHHRITTMSAVPTVYATLAASPVNADISSLRHALVGASPLPAAVRAGFETATGVALVEGYGLTEATCVSVLSFPGATKSSLGCRLPYQESKAVHVDDAGHWHDVGPDTSGLLVIKGPTVFPGYVIGNGPDGLLLDGLGKLRDGWLDTGDLGQVDEGGFVQLTGRAKDLIIRGGHNIDPALVEDVLLTHPDVTGAAAVGRPDRHAGEVPVAYVTLAAGATTRTEDLIRWADDRVGERASSPKSVTVVDQLPVTAVGKPYKLALRADATRVALSEALREMAAVHVVEADIEDGTIVVTVNADEASHATVERALDAYGVRWRITHRLAPKADR
- a CDS encoding TetR/AcrR family transcriptional regulator, whose protein sequence is MTQAPASSPEPTRSHRRKAQTRAALVRAAQSFLAQGQTNTPVLDITQAADVGIGSFYNHFESKDQLFEAAVDHVMDLLGAVLDELTTDVDDPAVAFATSFRLMGRFHRREPQLSKVILHSAFDILGAQTGLAPRVRRDIQAGVESGRFTMTDVDVAVVCAVGAATFLGQLIHAEPDRDDAETTDRAAEALLRMLGVSANEARAICGRPLPELQTAGLRGAVDKATTDGLAAS
- a CDS encoding VOC family protein; the encoded protein is MNDHHGTHGTHSDLHSEQGARRGEHRGRAANPIIKVQDIAWLEFQKPDLPAAETFAHAFGFATSLRTPDELHLRGTDTAAPCVIVRRGPRSHYLGAAFTAAEASDVLRLADATGATSKKLPETIGGIGVDLVDPSGAAIRVVADTHKLPSLPAQTPLTFNAGHEVARANQAQRPLRQPAKVQRLGHVVLQSTKYRETLDWYLQHLGLIVSDFLYYPGQRERGPTMSFIRCDRGSTPTDHHTIAMALGPTNRYVHSAYQVADVDALAAGGELLRDLGYHHSWGIGRHIQGSQIFDYWRDPNGFLVEHFTDGDMFDCTLEPGWAQMAASGLAQWGPRATKDFLGIARGRESLRELASMVSALRDDNEFDFASLRGLMKVATS
- a CDS encoding fumarylacetoacetate hydrolase family protein, which gives rise to MTTSILRTADDWWVHTPSGAARIATPATTTGELLADRAAIQAAIGGSETVPLENLDLVSPITAPCRVVAQMTNFASHVKDAGMDPEKIPLTFFRKSSGSLSGPYDDVVRPGHVRLLDYEAEIGLVMGQETPVGSVITEETIADYVAGLVITNDISARDLQLPKTQFYESKSYPSFTPTGPTLVLFDAEDWKRFGELRLRLWVNGEIRQDMTVADMIYLPVEALRALTRFQHLSPGDLVLTGTPVGTALSAPPKPVEMIGNLLPPATKWRLFFKAQGRNPKYLKHGDVIEIAISTDDGKLDLGRQGTIVREAR